A window of Cryptomeria japonica chromosome 3, Sugi_1.0, whole genome shotgun sequence contains these coding sequences:
- the LOC131072087 gene encoding putative anthocyanidin reductase isoform X1, whose translation MADEGNQTVKRVCVTGAGGYIGSWLIKNLLERGYTVNATLRNPGDGTKSGPLLELRGARERLKLFKADLCLEGSFDSAVEGCHGVFHVASPMDFTKANPNAVFQDDFIVPAVNGLLNVMRACVGAKSVRRIIVTSSVAAASPMNEKGEFIQTCLDERSWSPINFFKSQTTNSAWYTIAKTLAEQEALKYGLDNNIEVVSILPGVVIGPWFTTTSNPTSAQTILALTGGNDAYYEVLKFLDIMLGSVPFVHIDDTCNAHIFLMEHTNPQNRYVCVSDSLSLKSLKDFLAEHYVQLKNSLKLDEDDGVDRFLPVSSKKLLDMGFSYKYRLPEATKETMECVIKNGLLKL comes from the exons ATGGCGGACGAAGGTAATCAGACTGTAAAACGAGTATGTGTGACTGGAGCAGGTGGATACATCGGATCATGGTTAATAAAAAATCTACTAGAAAGAGGCTACACCGTCAACGCCACCCTTAGAAACCCAG GGGACGGGACAAAATCTGGGCCTTTGTTGGAGTTGCGAGGGGCACGGGAAAGGCTTAAGCTCTTCAAAGCTGATTTATGTTTAGAGGGAAGCTTCGATTCTGCAGTGGAGGGTTGTCATGGAGTTTTTCATGTGGCAAGTCCCATGGATTTTACCAAAGCTAATCCG AATGCTGTTTTCCAGGATGATTTTATTGTACCTGCTGTAAATGGGCTACTCAATGTTATGAGAGCTTGCGTAGGAGCTAAATCTGTTAGACGTATAATTGTCACTTCATCAGTTGCAGCGGCTTCTCCAATGAATGAAAAGGGGGAATTCATTCAAACATGCCTTGATGAAAGGAGTTGGAGCCCCATAAATTTCTTTAAATCTCAGACAACTAATTCAGCTTGGTATACAATAGCTAAGACATTAGCAGAGCAAGAGGCCCTTAAATATGGGCTTGATAATAACATTGAGGTGGTGAGCATCCTACCAGGTGTGGTGATTGGGCCTTGGTTTACAACTACCAGTAATCCAACATCTGCTCAAACAATATTAGCTCTGACTGGAG GAAACGATGCATATTATGAAGTGCTCAAGTTTCTCGATATCATGTTGGGATCTGTACCATTTGTACATATTGATGACACTTGCAATGCCCACATATTCTTGATGGAACATACAAATCCTCAAAATCGCTATGTTTGTGTATCTGATTCTTTGAGTCTGAAGTCTCTCAAAGATTTCCTTGCTGAACATTATGTACAACTCAAGAATTCTCTCAA GTTGGATGAAGATGATGGAGTTGACAGATTCCTGCCTGTTTCCTCAAAGAAACTTTTGGACATGGGTTTCTCTTACAAGTATCGTTTGCCAGAAGCTACTAAGGAGACCATGGAATGTGTCATAAAGAATGGACTGTTAAAGTTGTAA
- the LOC131072087 gene encoding putative anthocyanidin reductase isoform X2 has translation MADEGNQTVKRVCVTGAGGYIGSWLIKNLLERGYTVNATLRNPGDGTKSGPLLELRGARERLKLFKADLCLEGSFDSAVEGCHGVFHVASPMDFTKANPDDFIVPAVNGLLNVMRACVGAKSVRRIIVTSSVAAASPMNEKGEFIQTCLDERSWSPINFFKSQTTNSAWYTIAKTLAEQEALKYGLDNNIEVVSILPGVVIGPWFTTTSNPTSAQTILALTGGNDAYYEVLKFLDIMLGSVPFVHIDDTCNAHIFLMEHTNPQNRYVCVSDSLSLKSLKDFLAEHYVQLKNSLKLDEDDGVDRFLPVSSKKLLDMGFSYKYRLPEATKETMECVIKNGLLKL, from the exons ATGGCGGACGAAGGTAATCAGACTGTAAAACGAGTATGTGTGACTGGAGCAGGTGGATACATCGGATCATGGTTAATAAAAAATCTACTAGAAAGAGGCTACACCGTCAACGCCACCCTTAGAAACCCAG GGGACGGGACAAAATCTGGGCCTTTGTTGGAGTTGCGAGGGGCACGGGAAAGGCTTAAGCTCTTCAAAGCTGATTTATGTTTAGAGGGAAGCTTCGATTCTGCAGTGGAGGGTTGTCATGGAGTTTTTCATGTGGCAAGTCCCATGGATTTTACCAAAGCTAATCCG GATGATTTTATTGTACCTGCTGTAAATGGGCTACTCAATGTTATGAGAGCTTGCGTAGGAGCTAAATCTGTTAGACGTATAATTGTCACTTCATCAGTTGCAGCGGCTTCTCCAATGAATGAAAAGGGGGAATTCATTCAAACATGCCTTGATGAAAGGAGTTGGAGCCCCATAAATTTCTTTAAATCTCAGACAACTAATTCAGCTTGGTATACAATAGCTAAGACATTAGCAGAGCAAGAGGCCCTTAAATATGGGCTTGATAATAACATTGAGGTGGTGAGCATCCTACCAGGTGTGGTGATTGGGCCTTGGTTTACAACTACCAGTAATCCAACATCTGCTCAAACAATATTAGCTCTGACTGGAG GAAACGATGCATATTATGAAGTGCTCAAGTTTCTCGATATCATGTTGGGATCTGTACCATTTGTACATATTGATGACACTTGCAATGCCCACATATTCTTGATGGAACATACAAATCCTCAAAATCGCTATGTTTGTGTATCTGATTCTTTGAGTCTGAAGTCTCTCAAAGATTTCCTTGCTGAACATTATGTACAACTCAAGAATTCTCTCAA GTTGGATGAAGATGATGGAGTTGACAGATTCCTGCCTGTTTCCTCAAAGAAACTTTTGGACATGGGTTTCTCTTACAAGTATCGTTTGCCAGAAGCTACTAAGGAGACCATGGAATGTGTCATAAAGAATGGACTGTTAAAGTTGTAA